The following coding sequences are from one Dromaius novaehollandiae isolate bDroNov1 chromosome 24, bDroNov1.hap1, whole genome shotgun sequence window:
- the LOC112981118 gene encoding transcription factor HES-5-like — translation MQDETLLLLRRPALRLAAERGNLSQAGDPPALQEVSQYKSAAELASRNTLLLGFHTSEIFLPCSGQMAPSTVFMAPDNLLTAKEKNKLRKPVVEKMRRDRINSSIEQLKLLLEKEFQRHQPNSKLEKADILEMTVSYLKQQSQLQMKTAGCFRKSSQFDFREGYSRCLQEAFHFLSLHKVQTETQTKLLSHFQKSQSAASELTFSSGNHSTPKQGSPKDTNTLWRPW, via the exons ATGCAAGACGAGACGCTGCTTCTTTTGCGTCGCCCAGCTCTCCGATTGGCCGCGGAGCGTGGGAACCTCAGCCAAGCCGGAGACCCACCGGCTCTCCAGGAGGTTTCGCAGTATAAAAGTGCGGCAGAGCTGGCTTCCCGCAACACGCTTCTCCTGGGCTTCCACACTTCTGAGATCTTCCTTCCTTGCTCCGGACAAATGGCTCCCAGCACTGTTTTCATGGCGCCTGACAATCTGCTgacagcaaaagagaagaataaa CTCAGGAAACCAGTGGTGGAAAAAATGCGCCGTGACCGGATTAACAGCAGCATCGAGCAGCTGAAACTGCTCCTGGAGAAGGAGTTCCAGAGACACCAGCCCAATTCCAAGCTGGAGAAAGCCGACATCCTAGAGATGACCGTCAGCTACCTGAAacagcagagccagctgcagaTGAAGA CTGCAGGATGCTTCCGTAAAAGTTCTCAGTTTGACTTCAGAGAGGGCTACTCTAGATGTCTGCAAGAAGCTTTCCATTTCCTCTCTCTCCATAAAGTCCAAACAGAAACACAAACCAAACTTTTAAGCCACTTCCAGAAGAGCCAGTCAGCTGCTTCAGAGCTTACCTTTTCTTCTGGCAATCACAGCACCCCGAAGCAAGGATCTCCAAAAGACACCAATACCCTCTGGAGGCCCTGGTAG
- the LOC135330723 gene encoding transcription factor HES-5-like → MAPSNTLVIYMEEKLLPKEKNKLRKPAVEKMRRDRINSSIEQLKLLLEKEFQRLQPNSKLEKADILEVTVSYLKQQSQLQDQTFIHKNPEQDFNSGYLRCLKEALHFLSYYEPKKETQAQLIKHFCKVQMGPDVMYSSAPRSLPLLPCLFARKHPAQKTVAAASTIWRPW, encoded by the exons ATGGCTCCCAGCAACACTCTTGTGATCTACATGGAGGAGAAACTGctgccaaaagaaaagaataaa CTCAGGAAGCCAGCGGTGGAAAAAATGCGCCGTGACCGGATTAACAGCAGCATTGAGCAGCTGAAACTCCTCCTGGAGAAGGAGTTCCAGAGACTCCAGCCCAATTCCAAGCTGGAAAAAGCCGACATCCTGGAAGTGACTGTCAGCTACCTGAAacagcagagccagctgcagGACCAAA CATTCATTCACAAGAATCCGGAGCAGGACTTTAACAGTGGATACCTGAGGTGCCTCAAGGAAGCTCTGCATTTTCTGTCCTACTATGAACCTAAGAAGGAAACTCAGGCCCAGCTAATCAAGCATTTCTGCAAAGTTCAGATGGGTCCAGATGTCATGTACTCTTCTGCTCCACGTAGTCTACCTCTGTTGCCCTGTCTGTTTGCCAGAAAGCACCCTGCCCAGAAAACTGTGGCTGCTGCTTCTACCATCTGGAGACCCTGGTAG